One genomic region from Anopheles bellator chromosome 2, idAnoBellAS_SP24_06.2, whole genome shotgun sequence encodes:
- the LOC131210264 gene encoding polycomb group RING finger protein 3 codes for METRIKLKTLNEHITCEICRGYFIDATTVTECLHTFCKSCLVKHLEENNTCPTCENVIHQSHPLQYISFDRTMQDIVYKLVPNLTENEMQREREFYKSRNLPCPKDMPAVPDSDDKASEQVHQEADYHRQDEQVNVCLECINDKLRDLKRRFIRCSSQATITHLKKFLAKKVLDGIDRYKDIDILCNDELLGKDHTLKFVYVTRWRFKDPPLRLQYRPRVDL; via the exons ATGGAGACACGGATAAAGCTGAAAACACTGAACGAACACATCACATGCGAAATTTGCCGAGGATACTTTATCGATGCAACAACTGTCACGGAGTGTTTACATACGT TTTGCAAGAGCTGCTTGGTGAAGCATTTAGAGGAAAACAATACCTGCCCAACGTGTGAAAATGTTATCCATCAATCGCATCCCCTGCAGTACATCAGCTTCGACCGCACAATGCAGGATATCGTGTACAAGCTGGTGCCGAATCTTACGGAAA ATGAAATGCAAAGAGAACGAGAGTTTTACAAGTCCCGCAACCTGCCTTGTCCAAAAGATATGCCGGCGGTGCCCGACTCCGATGATAAGGCGAGTGAGCAGGTACACCAGGAAGCGGACTACCATCGGCAGGATGAGCAGGTGAACGTGTGCCTAGAATGTATCAACGACAAACTTCGCGACCTGAAGCGACGGTTTATACGATGCAGTTCGCAGGCCACCATCACGCATTTGAAGAAATTCCTCGCCAAAAAAGTACTGGACGGTATCGATCGATACAAAGAT ATCGACATCCTGTGCAATGATGAGCTACTGGGAAAGGACCACACGCTAAAGTTTGTGTACGTCACCCGATGGCGCTTTAAAGATCCTCCGCTAAGGCTGCAATACCGTCCCCGTGTCGATCTCTAA
- the LOC131209028 gene encoding cyclin-J, whose product MDEWNIFSSAKITELELQSPPYCTEYDYEILQTLKQCETWRKRLQFISPQLGCRRSVVDLIRKKSQQYAYRRTTVHLSIFLLDVFMSHHFIKKDLVELVALSCFYVACKVEENYPNVPSLKKLNSFSTQEYKHDDYTTLEVAILNFFNWHVTIPTVATFVELFSLYIIDDGDFVEAASQTSGLLDEMRAGLIRSCLDYADRSLNDNRNANIKPSLLAAACVAAARYITPNIRAWSDRLSRITGYEYAQVDDLCTELLSVATPPPDASSALSGRKHSICDSGYLSDSEEATESVCSNEDPGSSSDAEYLSEPRSKKHKIFQ is encoded by the exons ATGGATGAGTGGAATATTTTCTCGTCGGCTAAAATAACC GAACTGGAATTGCAAAGTCCGCCTTATTGCACCGAGTACGACTACGAGATTCTGCAAACGCTGAAACAATGTGAAACCTGGCGCAAAAGGTTACAGTTCATTTCCCCGCAGCTGggctgccgccggtcggtggtcgatCTCATTCGCAAAAAAAGCCAACAATATGCCTACCGGCGGACGACTGTTCACCTGT CCATCTTTCTGCTGGACGTGTTTATGAGCCACCACTTCATAAAAAAAGATCTCGTGGAGCTGGTAGCGCTCTCCTGTTTTTATGTCGCTTGTAAAGTCGAAGAAAATTACCCGAATGTTCCTTCGCTGAAAAAGTTAAACTCTTTCAGCACCCAAGAGTACAAACACGATGATTACACCACGCTGGAAGTGGCGATATTGAATTTTTTCAACTGGCATGTTACTatcccgacggtggccacattCGTGGAGCTGTTTTCGTTGTACATCATCGACGATGGCGACTTCGTTGAGGCGGCTAGCCAGACGAGTGGTTTGTTGGATGAGATGCGTGCCGGCTTGATTCGCTCCTGCCTTGATTACGCGGACCGTTCGCTGAACGACAATCGGAATGCTAACATTAAGCCATCGTTGCTGGCAGCTGCAtgtgtggcggcggcacgcTACATCACACCGAATATCCGTGCTTGGAGCGATCGCCTATCTCGTATAACTGGCTACGAATACGCGCAAGTTGATGATCTTTGCACTGAACTTTTGTCCGTCGCTACGCCCCCGCCAGATGCCTCGTCCGCGCTGTCCGGCAGAAAACATTCCATTTGTGATTCTGGGTACCTGAGCGATTCGGAAGAGGCCACCGAGAGCGTCTGCAGCAATGAAGACCCCGGTTCAAGTAGCGATGCCGAGTACTTGAGTGAACCCCGGTCCAAAAAGCACAAGATTTTCCAGTGA
- the LOC131209027 gene encoding threonine aspartase 1 has protein sequence MAGFVAVHTGAGNFIDETLYQNVCKEACAQSVSVLSAGGSALDACERAIVVLENSTATNAGIGSNLNWNRKVECDACIMDGASLQFGACSGVIDVKNPISLARHLCERQSKLLSFGRIPPMVLAGPGASAYAREIGLPMVPPEHMISVTAAKKYDYYRAQIDQYEERSREKMSPLDTVGAVCVDAEGSIVAGCSSGGLMLKLSGRVGQAATYGAGVWAMMNETTSMSAASCTTGNGEYLMKTLFAKELVDDLISCNCPITSQHLTYKQKLLESPFLSKIDTVLAGSLSVIYNTASGDGDLLWAHTTNSMCIGYMSTRQKKPKFVISKLPQNVTFGTKPVINGHHFKLM, from the exons ATGGCCGGATTTGTCGCTGTACACACTG GTGCAGGAAACTTCATCGATGAAACACTGTACCAAAATGTCTGCAAAGAGGCCTGTGCTCAATCGGTCAGTGTGCTGTCCGCGGGCGGAAGTGCTTTGGACGCGTGTGAAAGGGCAATCGTCGTGCTGGAAAACTCGACCGCGACCAACGCGGGCATTGGCTCCAACCTGAACTGGAACCGGAAAGTTGAGTGCGATGCGTGCATAATGGACGGTGCATCGCTACAATTTGGTGCGTGTAGCGGTGTGATCGATGTAAAGAACCCGATCAGCCTGGCACGACACTTGTGCGAGCGACAATCAAAACTACTCAGCTTCGGTCGCATACCACCGATggtgctggccggcccgggagcaTCGGCCTATGCGCGCGAGATCGGCCTACCGATGGTGCCGCCCGAGCACATGATCTCGGTGACAGCGGCCAAAAAGTATGACTACTACAGGGCACAGATCGATCAGTACGAGGAACGAAGTCGGGAGAAGATGTCACCGCTGGACACGGTCGGAGCGGTGTGCGTCGATGCGGAAGGTTCGATCGTAGCAGGCTGCAGCTCGGGTGGGCTGATGCTGAAGCTCAGTGGCCGGGTGGGACAGGCCGCAACGTACGGTGCCGGAGTCTGGGCTATGATGAACGAAACTACGAGCATGTCGGCCGCGTCTTGCACCACGGGTAACGGCGAGTACTTGATGAAAACGCTGTTCGCGAAGGAATTGGTGGACGATCTGATAAGCTGCAACTGCCCCATCACTTCCCAACACCTAACGTACAAGCAGAAACTACTGGAGTCGCCGTTCCTATCGAAAATTGACACAGTTTTGGCCGGTTCGCTGTCGGTGATCTACAACACTGCCAGTGGCGACGGGGATTTGCTGTGGGCGCACACGACCAACTCCATGTGCATTGGGTACATGTCGACCAGgcagaagaaaccgaaa TTTGTGATCTCGAAGCTCCCGCAGAATGTCACCTTTGGCACAAAACCGGTCATTAATGGCCATCACTTTAAGCTGATGTGA
- the LOC131210654 gene encoding tRNA (guanine-N(7)-)-methyltransferase — MDGTAGTEVHVAPGAKLPQKRFYRQRAHSNPIADHSFDYPVAPDQYDWGQLYPEIDDRQVEFADIGCGYGGFLVTLGETYPDKLALGMEIRVKVSDYVMDRIKALRLAHPGVYGNIACVRTNAMKYLPNFFQKHQLEKLFFLYPDPHFKKAKHKWRIINSTLLSEYAYVLRPGGKVYVVTDVHDLYDWMCKHIQEHPCFERLPEDDIRNDVLAPKLLDSSEEGKKVTRNEGDKFMAIFRRL; from the exons ATGGACGGAACAGCCGGGACCGAGGTGCACGTGGCGCCGGGCGCCAAATTACCACAGAAACGGTTCTACCGACAGCGAGCCCATTCCAATCCGATAGCGGACCATTCTTTCGACTA CCCCGTCGCGCCCGACCAGTATGACTGGGGTCAGCTGTATCCGGAGATCGACGACCGGCAGGTGGAGTTCGCCGACATCGGTTGCGGGTACGGCGGCTTTCTGGTGACTCTGGGTGAAACTTACCCGGACAAGCTGGCACTCGGCATGGAGATACGGGTGAAGGTGTCTGACTACGTGATGGATCGTATCAAGGCGTTACGGTTGGCACACCCGGGGGTGTACGGCAACATTGCGTGCGTCCGCACGAATGCGATGAAGTACCTGCCAAACTTTTTCCAAAAGCACCAGCTGGAGAAGCTGTTCTTTCTGTATCCGGATCCACACTTTAAGAAGGCGAAGCACAAGTGGCGCATCATCAATTCGACTCTGCTGAGCGAGTACGCTTATGTACTGCGACCGGGTGGCAAAGTGTACGTAGTAACCGATGTGCACGATCTATACGATTGGATGTGCAAACATATCCAGGAGCATCCGTGTTTCGAGCGGTTGCCGGAGGACGACATTCGGAATGATGTCCTGGCACCGAAGCTCCTCGACAGCAGCGAAGAAGGGAAGAAAGTGACGCGAAACGAGGGCGacaaatttatggccatcTTCAGGCGGTTGTGA
- the LOC131212913 gene encoding vesicular glutamate transporter 3 isoform X1 codes for MLFNKRYTAYTRLRYVEKGNRPIPTDSITMERSQIRVIGRDRIPARLVLYFLSWSGFLVSFVMRNDINFALVAMVQDPTTNATGTDHCSSSSSSLVMGNRSDSLFSMVSDASNETLTPEEFAELGTVFPPDGDTKFDWDSTVQAVIKSSFYWCYVLSQVVGGVATQYFGTKNVFGWSQFLTAACSLLIPQAADIHYGAVILLRSVQGFASGLTWPAMYAIVGYWIPPVERSRFMSSFQGFSIGIGLTYPLCGFIIAHFGWREVFYTTGTIGMVWCVFWYLLAYNTPQEHPRITVEELEYIELNVSEDIKNGQGMRVPWRRIFTSMPVWAIGLTTFGRIWVHYTFIMSGPEYMQKIFCFDIQQNGLLSGAPFLCSYLSSVLFCYIADILMDHRTLTLTNVRKLFTALSQIVPGVLVLLVGYLGYQIVTVLILWFVAVTFITASYAGAMANIVDIAPNLAGPVLAFAQTIHMTASFLQPLVTGFMVTDPQNINQWLHVFGVSSVVAISTYVIYQVFGTAEIQSWNYPVADPEVTSSDDSAVIANQPMIKVEPGLRLDDDDDD; via the exons ATGTTGTTTAATAAACGATACACAGCCTACACCCGATTACGTTACGTTGAGAAGGGAAACAGGCCAATCCCCACCGATAGTATTACAATGGAGCGATCGCAAATACGAGTCATCGGAAGAG ATCGCATACCGGCCCGACTGgtgctttattttctttcgtggtCCGGCTTTCTGGTTTCGTTCGTGATGCGCAACGACATCAACTTTGCCctggtggcgatggtgcagGATCCGACAACCAATGCGACCGGCACCGATCACTGTTCGTCAAGCTCGAGTTCGTTGGTGATGGGCAACCGCTCCGATAGCTTGTTCTCGATGGTGAGCGACGCCAGCAATGAAACGCTAACTCCGGAAGAATTCGCCGAGCTCGGAACAGTGTTTCCCCCCGATGGTGACACCAAGTTCGACTGGGACTCGACGGTGCAGGCCGTCATCAAGTCGTCCTTCTACTGGTGCTACGTCCTGTCGCAGGTTGTTGGTGGCGTAGCCACGCAGTACTTTGGCACCAAGAACGTGTTCGGTTGGTCCCAGTTCCTGACGGCGGCCTGCAGTCTCTTAATACCGCAAGCGGCCGACATACACTACGGCGCGGTAATCCTGTTGCGCTCGGTGCAAGGTTTCGCCAGTGGATTGACGTGGCCGGCCATGTACGCCATCGTGGGCTACTGGATACCACCGGTCGAACGGAGCCGGTTCATGAGTAGCTTTCAAGGTTTCAGTATCGGCATTGGGCTTACGTACCCGTTGTGTGGGTTCATAATTGCGCACTTTGGTTGGCGGGAGGTTTTCTACACGACCGGCACGATCGGGATGGTGTGGTGCGTGTTCTGGTACCTGCTGGCGTACAACACGCCGCAGGAGCACCCGCGCATCACCGTCGAGGAGCTGGAGTACATCGAGCTGAACGTCAGCGAGGACATTAAGAATGGACAGGGGATGCGGGTACCGTGGCGCCGTATCTTCACCTCGATGCCGGTCTGGGCGATCGGGTTGACGACCTTCGGGCGCATCTGGGTACACTACACGTTCATCATGTCGGGACCGGAGTACATGCAGAAAATCTTTTGCTTCGACATCCAGCAGAACGGGCTACTGTCCGGAGCACCGTTCCTGTGCTCGTACCTCTCCTCGGTGCTGTTTTGCTACATCGCGGACATTCTTATGGACCATCGGACGCTCACTCTGACGAATGTGCGCAAACTGTTCACTGCTCTGTCACAGATCGTGCCGggcgtgctggtgctgctggtcggctACCTGGGGTATCAGATCGTCACGGTGCtaattttgtggtttgtggccgTCACCTTTATTACCGCTTCTTACGCCGGGGCCATGGCGAACATTGTCGATATTGCACCGAATCTGGCCGGGCCGGTACTAGCGTTTGCGCAGACCATCCACATGACGGCCTCGTTCCTGCAGCCTCTCGTGACCGGCTTCATGGTCACGGATCCG caaaacatcaATCAATGGTTACACGTGTTCGGggtgtcgtcggtggtggccattagCACGTACGTCATTTATCAGGTGTTCGGGACGGCCGAAATTCAGTCGTGGAACTATCCGGTAGCCGATCCGGAGGTAACTTCCTCGGACGACTCGGCCGTCATCGCCAACCAGCCAATGATCAAAGTAGAACCGGGCCTACGGcttgacgatgatgatgacgattaA
- the LOC131212913 gene encoding vesicular glutamate transporter 3 isoform X2, which yields MDENEVNFMPKLLPKVGCYRAICDRIPARLVLYFLSWSGFLVSFVMRNDINFALVAMVQDPTTNATGTDHCSSSSSSLVMGNRSDSLFSMVSDASNETLTPEEFAELGTVFPPDGDTKFDWDSTVQAVIKSSFYWCYVLSQVVGGVATQYFGTKNVFGWSQFLTAACSLLIPQAADIHYGAVILLRSVQGFASGLTWPAMYAIVGYWIPPVERSRFMSSFQGFSIGIGLTYPLCGFIIAHFGWREVFYTTGTIGMVWCVFWYLLAYNTPQEHPRITVEELEYIELNVSEDIKNGQGMRVPWRRIFTSMPVWAIGLTTFGRIWVHYTFIMSGPEYMQKIFCFDIQQNGLLSGAPFLCSYLSSVLFCYIADILMDHRTLTLTNVRKLFTALSQIVPGVLVLLVGYLGYQIVTVLILWFVAVTFITASYAGAMANIVDIAPNLAGPVLAFAQTIHMTASFLQPLVTGFMVTDPQNINQWLHVFGVSSVVAISTYVIYQVFGTAEIQSWNYPVADPEVTSSDDSAVIANQPMIKVEPGLRLDDDDDD from the exons ATGGATGAGAACGAAGTTAATTTTATGCCAAAACTCCTCCCGAAGGTTGGTTGTTATCGGGCCATTTGTG ATCGCATACCGGCCCGACTGgtgctttattttctttcgtggtCCGGCTTTCTGGTTTCGTTCGTGATGCGCAACGACATCAACTTTGCCctggtggcgatggtgcagGATCCGACAACCAATGCGACCGGCACCGATCACTGTTCGTCAAGCTCGAGTTCGTTGGTGATGGGCAACCGCTCCGATAGCTTGTTCTCGATGGTGAGCGACGCCAGCAATGAAACGCTAACTCCGGAAGAATTCGCCGAGCTCGGAACAGTGTTTCCCCCCGATGGTGACACCAAGTTCGACTGGGACTCGACGGTGCAGGCCGTCATCAAGTCGTCCTTCTACTGGTGCTACGTCCTGTCGCAGGTTGTTGGTGGCGTAGCCACGCAGTACTTTGGCACCAAGAACGTGTTCGGTTGGTCCCAGTTCCTGACGGCGGCCTGCAGTCTCTTAATACCGCAAGCGGCCGACATACACTACGGCGCGGTAATCCTGTTGCGCTCGGTGCAAGGTTTCGCCAGTGGATTGACGTGGCCGGCCATGTACGCCATCGTGGGCTACTGGATACCACCGGTCGAACGGAGCCGGTTCATGAGTAGCTTTCAAGGTTTCAGTATCGGCATTGGGCTTACGTACCCGTTGTGTGGGTTCATAATTGCGCACTTTGGTTGGCGGGAGGTTTTCTACACGACCGGCACGATCGGGATGGTGTGGTGCGTGTTCTGGTACCTGCTGGCGTACAACACGCCGCAGGAGCACCCGCGCATCACCGTCGAGGAGCTGGAGTACATCGAGCTGAACGTCAGCGAGGACATTAAGAATGGACAGGGGATGCGGGTACCGTGGCGCCGTATCTTCACCTCGATGCCGGTCTGGGCGATCGGGTTGACGACCTTCGGGCGCATCTGGGTACACTACACGTTCATCATGTCGGGACCGGAGTACATGCAGAAAATCTTTTGCTTCGACATCCAGCAGAACGGGCTACTGTCCGGAGCACCGTTCCTGTGCTCGTACCTCTCCTCGGTGCTGTTTTGCTACATCGCGGACATTCTTATGGACCATCGGACGCTCACTCTGACGAATGTGCGCAAACTGTTCACTGCTCTGTCACAGATCGTGCCGggcgtgctggtgctgctggtcggctACCTGGGGTATCAGATCGTCACGGTGCtaattttgtggtttgtggccgTCACCTTTATTACCGCTTCTTACGCCGGGGCCATGGCGAACATTGTCGATATTGCACCGAATCTGGCCGGGCCGGTACTAGCGTTTGCGCAGACCATCCACATGACGGCCTCGTTCCTGCAGCCTCTCGTGACCGGCTTCATGGTCACGGATCCG caaaacatcaATCAATGGTTACACGTGTTCGGggtgtcgtcggtggtggccattagCACGTACGTCATTTATCAGGTGTTCGGGACGGCCGAAATTCAGTCGTGGAACTATCCGGTAGCCGATCCGGAGGTAACTTCCTCGGACGACTCGGCCGTCATCGCCAACCAGCCAATGATCAAAGTAGAACCGGGCCTACGGcttgacgatgatgatgacgattaA
- the LOC131208307 gene encoding RNA pseudouridylate synthase domain-containing protein 1-like isoform X2 produces the protein MIDEIIERIVQFFSTGLVEKIVKAFLVLCDRFVNFILSLCEGNNYKKKDETVDVLYTSGNFLVINKKHDLLINSNDTKKKTVQTIMRKQFPEYVQDNLTHDFYFAHRLDFATSGILCIPLNKNACKEVCQVFEEQRARKYYLALLRGHTDFDEEVIDIAIGEDIRFKDTSKKMCTILEEERCQNPRRSITKVLVLDRGYYNGKPVTKVLLRPITGRRHQLRLHCAQIGHVIVGDYTYSLKIDTSPPRMFLHAFRLVLPNTIENLDIQTDDPFTEKALKYKWRVVEQ, from the exons ATGATAGATGAAATTATAGAGCGCATAGTTCAGTTCTTCTCCACCGGCCTGGTGGAGAAAATCGTCAAAGCTTTCCTCGTGCTATGCGATCGCTTCGTCAACTTTATTCTTTCACTCTGCGAGGGCAACAACTACAAGAAGAAGGACGAAACGGTGGACGTGCTGTACACCAGCGGTAACTTTCTAGTGATCAACAAAAAGCACGATCTGCTGATCAATTCGAACGACACCAAAAAG AAAACGGTGCAAACGATCATGCGAAAACAGTTTCCTGAGTACGTACAGGATAATCTAACGCACGATTTTTACTTTGCCCATCGACTAGACTTCGCCACGAGTGGGATATTGTGCATTCCGTTGAACAAAAATGCCTGCAAGGAAGTGTGCCAGGTTTTCGAAGAGCAGCGAGCTCGAAAGTATTATCTAGCTTTGCTACGCGGTCATACCGATTTTGACGAGGAGGTGATCGACATAGCGATAG GAGAGGACATTCGGTTTAAGGAcaccagcaaaaaaatgtgtacTATCCTCGAAGAGGAACGCTGCCAAAACCCGCGACGCAGCATTACGAAGGTGCTGGTGTTGGATCGGGGCTACTACAATGGAAAACCGGTCACCAAAGTTCTTTTGCGGCCAATCACGGGTCGGCGGCACCAGTTGCGGTTGCACTGCGCCCAGATCGGTCACGTCATCGTCGGTGACTACACGTACAGTCTCAAGATCGACACGTCACCGCCACGAATGTTTCTGCACGCTTTCCGCCTGGTGCTGCCCAACACTATCGAGAACCTCGATATTCAGACCGACGATCCGTTTACGGAGAAAGCGCTAAAGTACAAGTGGAGGGTGGTAGAACAG TAA
- the LOC131208307 gene encoding RNA pseudouridylate synthase domain-containing protein 1-like isoform X1 — protein sequence MIDEIIERIVQFFSTGLVEKIVKAFLVLCDRFVNFILSLCEGNNYKKKDETVDVLYTSGNFLVINKKHDLLINSNDTKKKTVQTIMRKQFPEYVQDNLTHDFYFAHRLDFATSGILCIPLNKNACKEVCQVFEEQRARKYYLALLRGHTDFDEEVIDIAIGEDIRFKDTSKKMCTILEEERCQNPRRSITKVLVLDRGYYNGKPVTKVLLRPITGRRHQLRLHCAQIGHVIVGDYTYSLKIDTSPPRMFLHAFRLVLPNTIENLDIQTDDPFTEKALKYKWRVVEQVNSIANAFDIIDSF from the exons ATGATAGATGAAATTATAGAGCGCATAGTTCAGTTCTTCTCCACCGGCCTGGTGGAGAAAATCGTCAAAGCTTTCCTCGTGCTATGCGATCGCTTCGTCAACTTTATTCTTTCACTCTGCGAGGGCAACAACTACAAGAAGAAGGACGAAACGGTGGACGTGCTGTACACCAGCGGTAACTTTCTAGTGATCAACAAAAAGCACGATCTGCTGATCAATTCGAACGACACCAAAAAG AAAACGGTGCAAACGATCATGCGAAAACAGTTTCCTGAGTACGTACAGGATAATCTAACGCACGATTTTTACTTTGCCCATCGACTAGACTTCGCCACGAGTGGGATATTGTGCATTCCGTTGAACAAAAATGCCTGCAAGGAAGTGTGCCAGGTTTTCGAAGAGCAGCGAGCTCGAAAGTATTATCTAGCTTTGCTACGCGGTCATACCGATTTTGACGAGGAGGTGATCGACATAGCGATAG GAGAGGACATTCGGTTTAAGGAcaccagcaaaaaaatgtgtacTATCCTCGAAGAGGAACGCTGCCAAAACCCGCGACGCAGCATTACGAAGGTGCTGGTGTTGGATCGGGGCTACTACAATGGAAAACCGGTCACCAAAGTTCTTTTGCGGCCAATCACGGGTCGGCGGCACCAGTTGCGGTTGCACTGCGCCCAGATCGGTCACGTCATCGTCGGTGACTACACGTACAGTCTCAAGATCGACACGTCACCGCCACGAATGTTTCTGCACGCTTTCCGCCTGGTGCTGCCCAACACTATCGAGAACCTCGATATTCAGACCGACGATCCGTTTACGGAGAAAGCGCTAAAGTACAAGTGGAGGGTGGTAGAACAGGTGAACAGCATTGCCAATGCCTTCGATATCATTGACTCATTTTAA
- the LOC131210921 gene encoding uncharacterized protein LOC131210921 yields MIANAAVPRLASVAAQALQRRTYFSVTSSLPQVRVSLGEKVVHGLAIFGGVLAYPVWVVTHVREYKGNH; encoded by the exons ATGATTGCAAACGCCGCCGTTCCCCGTTTGGCATCTGTGGCCGCTCAGGCTCTGCAGCGCCGAACGTACTTCTCGGTTACTAGCTCCCTGCCGCAGGTTCGCGTATCCCTTGGG GAAAAGGTCGTCCACGGTTTGGCCATCTTCGGTGGAGTTCTCGCCTACCCGGTTTGGGTCGTAACTCACGTTCGCGAGTACAAGGGCAATCACTAG
- the LOC131209062 gene encoding phosphoglycerate mutase 2-like isoform X1 gives MAVAKFSVTFVRHGESEWNKMNLFCGWHDVGLSEEGEWDALEVSAAALKRENMRYDIAFTSCLRRANQTLEVILNELKLTSIPVRQLWRLNERHYGALTGFNKRQMADIYGEEQVQIWRRSFDIPPPAIEPNNPYYHAIKNNPRLRHINEKDFPTTETLETTMERVVPEWTDSIIPEVRAGKRVLVVAHGTSLRGLVKHIQGISDADIMKFNLPNSIPFIIDFDSSMKMVGNIRFLANDDTVLKAMEKVASIGGK, from the exons ATGGCGGTTGCAAAGTTCAGTGTCACGTTCGTGCGCCACGGCGAAAGTGAGTGGAACAAGATGAACCTCTTTTGCGGCTGGCACGACGTGGGACTAAGTGAAGAGG GAGAATGGGATGCCCTGGAAGTGTCTGCCGCGGCGCTTAAGCGTGAAAACATGCGCTACGACATAGCGTTCACATCCTGTCTACGACGCGCCAACCAAACACTAGAGGTCATACTGAACGAGCTCAAACTAACCAGTATCCCGGTGCGGCAGCTGTGGCGTCTGAACGAACGGCACTACGGGGCGCTGACTGGCTTCAACAAGCGCCAGATGGCCGATATCTATGGCGAGGAGCAGGTGCAGATATGGCGCCGGAGCTTCGACATTCCACCGCCCGCGATCGAACCAAACAATCCGTACTACCATGCGATCAAGAACAATCCCCGTTTGCGGCACATCAACGAAAAGGACTTCCCGACAACGGAAACGCTAGAGACGACGATGGAGCGGGTCGTGCCGGAGTGGACGGATTCGATTATACCTGAGGTACGGGCCGGCAAACGGGTACTGGTCGTGGCCCACGGAACGAGTCTGCGTGGACTGGTGAAGCACATCCAAG GTATTTCAGACGCGGACATCATGAAGTTCAACCTGCCGAACAGTATTCCATTCATCATTGATTTCGACTCTTCGATGAAGATGGTGGGTAACATCCGGTTTCTCGCCAACGACGACACTGTCCTGAAGGCGATGGAAAAAGTGGCATCGATAGGTGGGAAGTAA
- the LOC131209062 gene encoding phosphoglycerate mutase 2-like isoform X2, whose amino-acid sequence MAVAKFSVTFVRHGESEWNKMNLFCGWHDVGLSEEGEWDALEVSAAALKRENMRYDIAFTSCLRRANQTLEVILNELKLTSIPVRQLWRLNERHYGALTGFNKRQMADIYGEEQVQIWRRSFDIPPPAIEPNNPYYHAIKNNPRLRHINEKDFPTTETLETTMERVVPEWTDSIIPEVRAGKRVLVVAHGTSLRGLVKHIQDADIMKFNLPNSIPFIIDFDSSMKMVGNIRFLANDDTVLKAMEKVASIGGK is encoded by the exons ATGGCGGTTGCAAAGTTCAGTGTCACGTTCGTGCGCCACGGCGAAAGTGAGTGGAACAAGATGAACCTCTTTTGCGGCTGGCACGACGTGGGACTAAGTGAAGAGG GAGAATGGGATGCCCTGGAAGTGTCTGCCGCGGCGCTTAAGCGTGAAAACATGCGCTACGACATAGCGTTCACATCCTGTCTACGACGCGCCAACCAAACACTAGAGGTCATACTGAACGAGCTCAAACTAACCAGTATCCCGGTGCGGCAGCTGTGGCGTCTGAACGAACGGCACTACGGGGCGCTGACTGGCTTCAACAAGCGCCAGATGGCCGATATCTATGGCGAGGAGCAGGTGCAGATATGGCGCCGGAGCTTCGACATTCCACCGCCCGCGATCGAACCAAACAATCCGTACTACCATGCGATCAAGAACAATCCCCGTTTGCGGCACATCAACGAAAAGGACTTCCCGACAACGGAAACGCTAGAGACGACGATGGAGCGGGTCGTGCCGGAGTGGACGGATTCGATTATACCTGAGGTACGGGCCGGCAAACGGGTACTGGTCGTGGCCCACGGAACGAGTCTGCGTGGACTGGTGAAGCACATCCAAG ACGCGGACATCATGAAGTTCAACCTGCCGAACAGTATTCCATTCATCATTGATTTCGACTCTTCGATGAAGATGGTGGGTAACATCCGGTTTCTCGCCAACGACGACACTGTCCTGAAGGCGATGGAAAAAGTGGCATCGATAGGTGGGAAGTAA